One genomic region from Streptomyces sp. NBC_00582 encodes:
- a CDS encoding 3-oxoacyl-ACP reductase, translating into MTEQSVCRRLVGRTAVITGAGSGIGLATARRLASEGAHVVCGDVDEVRGKAVADEIGGTFVKVDVTDPEQVEALFRTAYDTYGSVDIAFNNAGISPPDDDSILETGLEAWKRVQEVNLTSVYLCCKAAIPYMRRQGRGSIINTASFVARMGAATSQISYTASKGGVLAMSRELGVQFAREGIRVNALCPGPVNTPLLQELFAKDPERAARRLVHIPVGRFAEAEEIAAAVAFLASDDSSFVNATDFLVDGGIAGAYVTPL; encoded by the coding sequence GTGACCGAACAGAGTGTTTGCCGTCGTCTCGTCGGCCGGACGGCCGTCATCACCGGGGCCGGCAGCGGCATCGGCCTCGCCACCGCCCGCCGGCTCGCCTCCGAGGGCGCGCACGTCGTCTGCGGCGACGTCGACGAGGTCCGCGGCAAGGCGGTCGCCGACGAGATCGGCGGGACCTTCGTGAAGGTCGACGTCACCGACCCCGAGCAGGTCGAAGCGCTGTTCAGGACGGCGTACGACACCTACGGCAGCGTCGACATCGCCTTCAACAACGCGGGCATCTCCCCGCCCGACGACGACTCCATCCTGGAGACCGGGCTGGAGGCCTGGAAGCGCGTCCAGGAGGTCAACCTGACCTCCGTCTACCTGTGCTGCAAGGCCGCCATCCCCTACATGCGGCGTCAGGGCAGGGGCTCCATCATCAACACGGCGTCGTTCGTGGCGCGGATGGGCGCGGCCACGTCGCAGATCTCGTACACGGCGTCCAAGGGCGGTGTGCTCGCGATGTCCCGTGAACTGGGCGTGCAGTTCGCCCGGGAGGGCATCCGCGTCAACGCCCTCTGCCCGGGACCGGTCAACACCCCGCTTCTGCAGGAGCTGTTCGCGAAGGACCCGGAGCGGGCCGCCCGCCGCCTGGTGCACATCCCGGTGGGCCGGTTCGCCGAGGCCGAGGAGATCGCCGCGGCCGTGGCCTTCCTGGCCAGCGACGACTCCTCGTTCGTCAACGCCACCGACTTCCTGGTGGACGGCGGGATCGCGGGGGCGTACGTCACCCCGCTGTAG